GTACAGACACGCGTGCTTCACATGGGTGTTTGTTATCGATTGCCATCGCTCGTGGCATCAATACGGAAACGTGCCGATTGCAGCGCATTGATGACCGATTGCAGAACTGCCTGTTCGTCCTTGCCTGACACAGAGAGGGCGTGGTGCTCATAGGCGCCGAGATCGGCAAACTGGGAGTGAAGATCGGCCACGACAAGCGGGTCGCTGAGGCTGTCGCCGCCGCGCGCCTGACAGCGTTCGATCGCCTCCATCACTGTCGTTCGCAGTACGATGTAATGCAGCGTGCGAGCAAGCGCCGTGAAGGCCGGCAGCCAGTCCGGTCGCACGACGCCATCGAGGATGACGAAATAACCTGCCTCGGCGTAGCGCCCTGCAACGTCGGCGGCGATCTGCATGATCATGCGGTTCTGCTGACGGGATTGCGGGAGCCAGGGATCGATACGGCCGTGCTTGATGTAACCCCACAGATCATCGCTGTGGAAATGAACTTTTGGCACGCCCGGCAAGTGGGCCAGCGCTTCGGCTATGGTGGACTTGCCGGAACCGGGATGGCCGGAGAGAAGAAGAACTTGGCCGGAAACATCATCACTAATGGTCATGCCTCAATCCTTGATGCTGCCAGATCAATCGTCAACCGGTTGGTGTCGATACGGATTCGCCTGACGGGCGTCGTGGCACTCGTGGCGGAACACGGGACGTCATCGCTGTTCCGGCGATCGGGCTTGAAGCTTTAGTACTTGACGCTCTCTTGCAAAGCCCCATAGCCGTTTCGTCATTTTTTTGACGGTCGATCGACAACTGACGCGCCACATCTGACGCCGATTGCTTTTGCTAACTGGCGGCGTCTAAGCCAATTGTCTTTTATTGCCGCGTAGGAGAGCGGTCACTTGTCTTCGTTAGATCTGTCCGATTTTGACTTAACCTTTTCTCGACGATCCAACTCGTGTTCGATTGCTTCTCGGATGAAAGCGGAGATTCTGTAGTTGCCAACCAACGCCTGTATCCTCGCTCTCATCTCTGATGAGATACGAATTTTTGTCTCTTGAAATTTAAGTGGCGGACGTCCCATTCGGTTGTAGCACTAGCCCCCATTTATTACGCGAAAGCAAAACCATCGACATAAACATCCCCGTTTATTGACAGAATAAATGGGTACGTTTATTGTGTAGCCTGAAATGCAGCTGGAGAACGTGTTTGCCCACGCCCTCCAGCCTGACCACAATCTAGCTAGCTGGAGCTTGGATCATGGCTGATTCTGAGAATAGCAGAACTTTACCTAAAATTTCGTGCGCAAATGCATTCCCCAACGAGACGTTTGTCGACAACCTGCCAAGCGTGATCAACCGGCGCAATCTTTTGCCGCTCGCTGCACGGATCCTGCCGATGCTGCTCAACGATCTTCCGAAGCGCACCATTGCCGGACCGGTGCATGCCAGGGAGCTGTGGCCGGACTGGTACGACATGTACCAGCAGCGCCTTGCTGCCGAGCGCGAATGCCGGGAACTTGAAGCGCGACTGCTCGAGGAGACGGGCGGCCGTCCTTCCGTGGTGATTGCCGTCGACGATGGTGGTGCAACGCCCGGGACTGTGTCCTCCTTCGAGGAGATCAGGGAACTGGCGCCGCGGATTGGCGCTGAAGCGGCAGAGAGCGCGCGTCTGGAATTGCTGAGACTGAGGCGGGTATGGAATGCGGCCGACCGTCGCATCGGCTACAGCACAAGCCTTGCCAAGACGCAGGACCTTGCCCGGTTCGAGGGCATTGCCGGGCGTGTGCTGATTTCGCTGCAGCCCTATTACATCCACGACATTGCCGCCAAGCTGCATTGCATGCTGGTGATGTACGATCCGGAGCTTCGCAACGAGGAGACCCCTTGGCCGGAACTGCGCCGGATGCTGCGTGAACTGATACAGCCCTACTGGTCTGTGATTGAGCCGCAGTCGCGTATCCGCCTGCTGAGGCCAAAGACGCGCGAGAGGCGGCCGCAGGAGGAAACGGACAGGATTGCCGTGTGAGCGACGCTGGAGCTGGCTCAAAGAGCCCGGCAGCGGTCCTTGGTGGAAAGCGCCGTTGCCCTGCCTCTGGAACGCTGCGACGCCCGTTATCGAGACACAACCTGCCTATCCGGCAAAGCTCGTCACAAGATAGGCGGACGCCAGAAGCAGGCTGACGACGGTGAAGAATATGAGAGCTGCCGCCAGTTCATCAAATCTGCTGTCGCGTTCATTGCGGTTCCAGTCGTAAGCCATAGCCAACCTCCATCGTTGCTGTGCAAGGAGGGTGGCTCCGTATGGTTAATGAAACCCTAATCTTTGCAGGCTGAATATAGCCAGTGTGATTTGGCGCGTTGCCCGACACACCGGTTTCGTGGCGCTGGCAAGTTGAAGCCAGGGAAAGGCCGGAGGATCCGCTGTGCCTGGGTTGGAGGTCTATAGAATGACAATGACGGTCGCCGCAAAAGTTCAGGCGACCGTTCCGGCAGCCGTACGAGAGCTTTGCAGGATTGTGTCAGGACGGTTGGCCGGTTTTGTCCCCGGACCGGACGGGCGGTTCATGCTGGTCAGAGCTGACAACAAACAACCACCAACACGTTTTGGCAGACTGCGCGGCCATGCTGGTGAAGGCCTTGATACCGATACTGTCATGGTGATGAGCCGCGGCGAAAACGAACAATAGTCGATACGCAGGTCTTGTATGATCTGGCGACGGTTTCGGCATGGACATCGCCGGGTCAATTGACAGCCAGTTCCGGGTGTTCCAGGGTTCAGGCGCAACCGTCTGGCGTGACGAGGCAGAAGGCACCTGGCGGCCGTGGCGAGACAGTCCGGAGATGAGGTCTCCGCTGCCCGCGATTTCGGGATGGTTGCCAGTGCTGTCTGGCAGCCATCCCTTTGTTCTTCTCCCCGTCCGGGTTGTTGAGCGATACGCCCTTGCGGAAAGAGGATCGGATCAAGCGATCATTCCGGTATGAGTCCATTGGCGCGGAACCACGCCACCTCGTCGCGCAGGGTTTCTGCGACCGGCCGGAAAAGCAGACCGAGTTCGCGTTCGCTCTTGGCCGGGTCGTAGCGCGACCGCTCGTTTTCGTCGGCAACAGTGCGCACCATGGCCCAGCTCAACAGCACCGGGCGTCGCGTTAGTCGGGCGTAGACCTCGTAACCGGCGGCGAGCAGGTGCATCGCCCAAAGCGGGATGCGGCGACCTGGTGCCGGTACACCGGCCAGCTGCGCGATCTGGGGCAGGAGACTGGCCATCGTCATGTGACGTCCGGCCGCGAGATAGCGTTCGCCGCGCCGCCCCCGGTCGCTGGCAAGGATCATCGCCTGCGCAACATCGCGGGCATCGACGACCGAGAATGAGCCGGGCGGTATTCCGGGCAGCCGCTGCAGCGCGACATCGATGACGGTCTGTCCCGCCGAGGTTGGTCCGATGTCGCCCGGCCCATGCATCCAGCCGGGCAGCACCATCGCCGCCCAAAAGTCCGGATGGGCATTGAGAAAACCGAGTACGACGCGCTCGGACAGGATCTTGCTGCGATAATAATCGTCGGCGTCGCGTGGGTCGCGCAGCATGGTCTCATCAATAGTTTCGCCGCGGGTGCCATGGAGCACGGCGATCGAACTGGTGTGGACGAAACGCCGCACGCCCATTTGATAAGCCTGCTCAAGCAAATGGCGCGTACCTTCGACATTGGCCGCGTAGAGTGCGTCCCAGTGTCGACCGCCCTTGTAGGAATCGCGGAAATAAGCGGCTGTATGGTAGATGGTATCGACACCCGCGAGCGCCGGCGCGTAACCCGGCGCGTCGAGTATGTCGCCAGACACGATCTCCAGGTCGAGGTCGGCGAATTGCTGACGTGCCTTGTCCGGGGACCGCACCAGTGCGCGTACGCGCCAGCCCGCAGCGATGAGTGCCCGCACCAGATTGTTGCCGAGAAGTCCCGTCGCCCCTGTCACAAAAGCGAGGGGTGCGCCTTTCGGCGTGGTTTGATCGTCTGTCATCATTTAACTCCACAATTGAGGGAGTCTGCTCTATAAGATTGGACCATGGTCCATGGTCAAGTGGTGTCAACAATGTTGATTGGAGAATTTGCTGCCCGGGCCGGTCTCAGCCAGGACACTGTGCGCTTTTATGTCCGCAAGGGCCTGTTGGCGCCAAAATCAGGCGCAAAGGGTGGTCGCAACCCCTACCAGATTTTCAGCGAGCGGGATGTCTCCACTGCGCTGATGATCCGCTTTGCACAGTCACTGGGCATGCCGCTCAAGGAGATCGCCGCGATCGCCAGCGAACTTCTCAGCGACGGCCTGTCCGCTGAGCGGGAGATCGCGATCATCGATACGCAGGTCGCAAGACTGGAACAGAAGGCCGCAGAGCTTGCGAGGCTGCTTGATTATCTGCACGCCAAGCGCAACTGGATGGCGCGCGGCAAGCCCGGCGACGAACCCCGGTTCTCCGGAGAAGACCTTTGCCTGACGGAGATCGCGACGCCAGCGGTCAGCCGTGCGACCGTTGC
The DNA window shown above is from Agrobacterium tumefaciens and carries:
- a CDS encoding AAA family ATPase is translated as MTISDDVSGQVLLLSGHPGSGKSTIAEALAHLPGVPKVHFHSDDLWGYIKHGRIDPWLPQSRQQNRMIMQIAADVAGRYAEAGYFVILDGVVRPDWLPAFTALARTLHYIVLRTTVMEAIERCQARGGDSLSDPLVVADLHSQFADLGAYEHHALSVSGKDEQAVLQSVINALQSARFRIDATSDGNR
- a CDS encoding AbrB/MazE/SpoVT family DNA-binding domain-containing protein, translating into MTMTVAAKVQATVPAAVRELCRIVSGRLAGFVPGPDGRFMLVRADNKQPPTRFGRLRGHAGEGLDTDTVMVMSRGENEQ
- a CDS encoding MerR family transcriptional regulator, which encodes MLIGEFAARAGLSQDTVRFYVRKGLLAPKSGAKGGRNPYQIFSERDVSTALMIRFAQSLGMPLKEIAAIASELLSDGLSAEREIAIIDTQVARLEQKAAELARLLDYLHAKRNWMARGKPGDEPRFSGEDLCLTEIATPAVSRATVAATEEIKLPEAFRSW
- a CDS encoding SDR family oxidoreductase, with amino-acid sequence MTDDQTTPKGAPLAFVTGATGLLGNNLVRALIAAGWRVRALVRSPDKARQQFADLDLEIVSGDILDAPGYAPALAGVDTIYHTAAYFRDSYKGGRHWDALYAANVEGTRHLLEQAYQMGVRRFVHTSSIAVLHGTRGETIDETMLRDPRDADDYYRSKILSERVVLGFLNAHPDFWAAMVLPGWMHGPGDIGPTSAGQTVIDVALQRLPGIPPGSFSVVDARDVAQAMILASDRGRRGERYLAAGRHMTMASLLPQIAQLAGVPAPGRRIPLWAMHLLAAGYEVYARLTRRPVLLSWAMVRTVADENERSRYDPAKSERELGLLFRPVAETLRDEVAWFRANGLIPE